The proteins below come from a single Limnobaculum xujianqingii genomic window:
- a CDS encoding GMC family oxidoreductase yields MSIKKEAVDVVLVGFGWTGAIMGQELTEAGLSVLALERGEMRDTPTDGKYPNVADELAYSVRGKLFQDLAKETVTIRHSVSEQAVPYRQHGSFLLGTGVGGAGLHWNGLHWRALPEELKIRSHYEERYGKDFIPEGMTIQDFGVSYEELEPYFTQFEYVCGVSGLAGNVNGEKLEGGNRFEASRSKPYPLPPLKDVYSAQLFAKAASELGYKPFPIPASNASEAYTNPYGVRLGPCNFCGYCEHYTCYLYSKASPQTTILPVLLRKPNFELRTQSQVIRVNLDSTGKKATGVTYIDPQGREVEQPASIVILSAFQMHNVRLLLLSKIGQPYNPMTNEGVVGKNYAYQMLTSVSMMMPKGTTLNPFIGTGAGGQAIDDFNGDNFDHGPLGFVGGANINHHRSGGRPIKQATVPAGTPAWGSEWKGAVQDSYQRAMSISSSGSVMSYRDSYLDLDPNYTDSNGQPLLRMTFNWHDNEIKMAQFTTAKAGEIAKAMNPESYKVNAKKLGAQYDTRPYQTTHNTGGAIMGSDPKTSVVNRYLQSWDVPNVFVMGACVFPQNFGYNPTGLVGALAYWSAHAICEQYLKNPGPLVQA; encoded by the coding sequence ATGTCTATCAAAAAAGAAGCCGTTGATGTTGTTCTGGTCGGTTTTGGCTGGACGGGTGCCATTATGGGGCAAGAGTTAACCGAGGCTGGCTTAAGCGTACTGGCACTGGAACGCGGAGAAATGCGCGATACGCCAACGGATGGTAAATACCCGAATGTGGCAGATGAACTGGCCTATTCTGTACGCGGTAAGTTGTTTCAGGATCTTGCCAAAGAGACCGTAACTATACGTCATAGCGTAAGTGAGCAGGCGGTACCCTATCGCCAGCACGGATCGTTTCTATTAGGTACCGGCGTAGGTGGGGCAGGGCTTCACTGGAATGGTTTACACTGGCGAGCCTTGCCGGAAGAGCTGAAAATTCGTAGCCATTATGAAGAGCGATACGGCAAAGATTTTATTCCGGAAGGGATGACGATTCAGGATTTTGGTGTCAGCTATGAAGAGCTTGAACCCTATTTTACTCAGTTTGAATATGTTTGTGGTGTTTCTGGTTTAGCTGGAAACGTAAATGGAGAAAAGCTGGAGGGCGGTAACCGGTTTGAAGCGTCGCGCAGTAAACCTTACCCGCTACCACCGTTAAAAGACGTATACAGCGCTCAGCTGTTTGCTAAAGCGGCCAGCGAGCTGGGTTATAAACCATTCCCGATCCCGGCATCTAACGCCTCTGAAGCCTATACCAACCCTTATGGTGTCAGGTTAGGGCCGTGCAACTTCTGCGGTTACTGCGAGCACTATACCTGTTATCTCTATTCTAAGGCGTCGCCACAAACCACCATTCTTCCTGTACTGCTAAGAAAACCTAACTTTGAGCTGCGTACTCAGTCGCAGGTTATTCGGGTTAATCTGGATTCCACCGGCAAAAAAGCTACTGGGGTAACCTATATCGATCCGCAAGGGCGGGAAGTAGAACAGCCTGCCAGCATCGTTATTCTGAGTGCTTTCCAGATGCATAATGTGCGTTTACTGCTGCTATCCAAAATAGGTCAACCTTATAATCCAATGACCAATGAAGGGGTAGTGGGTAAAAACTATGCTTATCAGATGTTAACTTCCGTCAGCATGATGATGCCTAAGGGGACAACGCTGAATCCATTTATCGGCACCGGCGCCGGTGGACAAGCCATTGATGATTTCAATGGGGATAACTTTGACCATGGTCCGTTAGGATTTGTTGGTGGTGCGAATATCAACCATCACCGTTCTGGTGGACGCCCTATCAAGCAAGCAACGGTTCCTGCTGGTACGCCAGCCTGGGGTTCTGAATGGAAAGGTGCAGTTCAGGATAGCTATCAACGTGCAATGAGCATCAGTTCATCCGGCTCGGTGATGTCGTATCGTGACAGCTATCTGGATCTTGATCCCAACTATACTGATAGCAATGGTCAGCCGTTGTTACGTATGACCTTTAACTGGCATGACAATGAGATCAAGATGGCACAGTTTACTACCGCCAAAGCCGGGGAAATTGCCAAAGCGATGAACCCTGAATCTTATAAAGTGAATGCCAAAAAATTGGGTGCTCAATATGACACCCGGCCTTACCAGACGACCCATAATACCGGGGGAGCTATTATGGGCAGCGATCCTAAAACCAGCGTGGTAAACCGCTATCTGCAAAGCTGGGATGTACCAAACGTCTTTGTTATGGGGGCTTGCGTATTTCCACAAAACTTCGGTTATAACCCAACCGGATTGGTGGGGGCATTAGCGTACTGGTCAGCACATGCCATATGTGAGCAATATCTGAAAAACCCTGGCCCACTGGTGCAGGCATAA
- a CDS encoding gluconate 2-dehydrogenase subunit 3 family protein, producing MSDIKHSNSRRDFLRKGFGVIPVVAIASSGLVSNIAQADSPSPSSDYKPTFFNQAEWAFVLAACDLLIPEDQYGAGAIKACVPEFIDRQMDTPYGRGELWYMKGPFHPDAAPEFGYQLKLVPRDLYHLGISGCDKWCQQQYKKAFAELDKETQIAVLKQLEAGKIELGDVPAKTFFSYLLTNTKEGYFADPQYGGNRHLVGWKMVGFPGARADFMDWVEHSERPYPLGPVSISGERG from the coding sequence ATGTCTGATATCAAACATTCCAATTCCCGGCGCGATTTCTTGCGTAAAGGGTTTGGTGTTATTCCCGTAGTCGCCATTGCCAGCAGCGGATTAGTTTCTAATATCGCTCAGGCGGATTCTCCTTCACCATCCAGTGACTATAAGCCAACATTCTTTAATCAAGCAGAATGGGCCTTTGTTCTGGCGGCCTGTGATTTACTAATCCCTGAAGATCAATATGGTGCTGGTGCGATTAAAGCCTGCGTACCGGAGTTTATCGATCGCCAAATGGATACCCCCTATGGTCGTGGTGAACTCTGGTATATGAAAGGTCCTTTTCATCCGGATGCTGCCCCCGAATTTGGCTATCAGCTAAAGCTGGTACCCCGGGATCTTTATCATTTAGGCATTAGCGGTTGTGATAAATGGTGCCAGCAACAGTACAAGAAAGCCTTTGCTGAGTTGGATAAGGAGACTCAGATAGCGGTACTTAAACAGCTGGAAGCAGGAAAAATTGAACTGGGTGATGTGCCGGCAAAAACTTTCTTCTCCTATTTACTGACCAATACCAAAGAAGGCTATTTTGCCGATCCTCAATATGGCGGCAACCGTCATTTGGTGGGATGGAAAATGGTTGGCTTCCCTGGTGCCCGGGCCGATTTTATGGATTGGGTAGAGCATTCTGAGCGGCCTTATCCACTGGGGCCAGTATCAATATCAGGCGAGCGGGGATAA
- a CDS encoding fumarate hydratase codes for MSTIEFKYQESFPLGKDDTEYYLLTKDHVSVAEFEGNEVLKVEPEALTLLAQHALHDTSFLLRSAHQAQVAQILDDPEASENDKYVALTFLRNAEIAAKGILPFCQDTGTAIIMGKKGQNVWTGCNDEEALSRGVFNTFVEDNLRYSQNAPLNMYDEVNTGCNLPAQIDIYSTEGSEYKFLCIVKGGGSANKTMLYQETKALLTPEKLEKYLIEKMKSLGTAACPPYHVTFVIGGTSAETNLKVVKLASAKYYDELPTTGNEGGQAFRDLDMEAKLLKAAQNLGIGAQFGGKYFAHDIRVIRLPRHGASCPIGMGVSCSADRNIKAKINKEGIWIEKLEDNPGKYIPQSYREAGEGEAVHINLNRPMPEILAELSKYPVSTRVSLTGTIIVGRDIAHARLQALLDKGEDLPQYIKDHPIYYAGPAKKPEGYASGSLGPTTAGRMDSYVDAFQSRGGSLIMLSKGNRSQQVTDACKKHGGFYLGSIGGPAAILAQNSIKSLECVAYPELDMEAIWKIEVENFPAFILVDDKGNDFFQKFK; via the coding sequence ATGTCAACGATTGAATTTAAATATCAGGAGTCCTTTCCGTTAGGAAAAGACGATACAGAATATTATTTACTGACAAAAGATCACGTTTCGGTAGCAGAGTTTGAAGGAAACGAGGTCCTTAAAGTTGAACCTGAAGCTCTGACACTGCTGGCACAGCATGCATTGCATGATACTTCTTTCTTACTGCGTTCTGCACACCAGGCCCAGGTAGCTCAAATTCTTGACGATCCGGAAGCCAGTGAAAACGATAAATATGTTGCTCTGACATTCCTGCGCAATGCTGAAATTGCTGCCAAAGGTATTTTGCCTTTCTGTCAGGACACTGGCACAGCCATCATTATGGGGAAAAAGGGCCAGAACGTCTGGACCGGCTGTAATGATGAAGAGGCATTATCTCGCGGCGTGTTTAATACCTTCGTAGAAGATAACCTGCGCTACTCTCAAAATGCTCCACTGAATATGTACGATGAAGTGAACACTGGCTGTAACCTGCCTGCACAAATCGACATTTATAGTACTGAGGGTTCTGAGTATAAATTCCTGTGCATCGTTAAAGGCGGTGGTTCTGCGAACAAGACCATGCTGTATCAGGAAACAAAAGCGCTGCTGACGCCAGAAAAACTGGAAAAATACCTGATCGAAAAAATGAAGAGTCTGGGTACGGCGGCTTGCCCTCCTTACCATGTGACCTTCGTTATTGGCGGTACTTCTGCTGAAACTAACCTGAAAGTCGTGAAGTTGGCTTCTGCTAAATATTATGATGAACTGCCAACCACCGGTAACGAAGGCGGTCAGGCATTCCGTGATTTAGATATGGAAGCAAAACTGCTGAAAGCGGCGCAAAACCTGGGTATTGGTGCGCAGTTTGGTGGTAAATATTTTGCCCATGATATTCGCGTGATTCGCTTGCCTCGTCACGGTGCTTCTTGCCCAATTGGCATGGGTGTTTCCTGCTCTGCAGACCGTAATATTAAAGCGAAAATTAACAAAGAAGGTATCTGGATTGAGAAGCTGGAAGACAATCCGGGTAAATATATTCCACAGTCATACAGAGAAGCTGGCGAAGGTGAAGCGGTACATATTAACCTTAACCGTCCGATGCCTGAAATTCTTGCTGAACTGTCGAAGTATCCGGTTTCAACCCGGGTTTCTCTGACAGGCACTATCATCGTTGGTCGTGACATCGCTCACGCACGTTTGCAGGCGCTGTTGGATAAAGGCGAAGATCTGCCACAGTACATTAAAGACCATCCAATCTATTATGCAGGCCCGGCTAAGAAGCCAGAGGGTTATGCTTCCGGTTCACTGGGCCCAACAACAGCGGGTCGTATGGACTCCTATGTGGATGCCTTCCAGTCTCGCGGCGGTAGCCTGATTATGCTGTCGAAAGGTAACCGTAGCCAGCAGGTGACGGATGCCTGTAAGAAGCACGGCGGTTTCTATCTGGGCAGTATCGGTGGGCCAGCAGCTATTCTGGCACAAAACAGTATTAAGAGCCTGGAGTGCGTGGCTTATCCTGAACTGGATATGGAAGCTATCTGGAAAATTGAAGTAGAAAACTTCCCTGCATTCATTCTGGTGGATGATAAAGGTAATGACTTCTTCCAGAAATTTAAATAA
- a CDS encoding anaerobic C4-dicarboxylate transporter, producing the protein MDFAIQLIIILICLFYGARKGGIALGLLGGVGLVILVFVFHLQPGKPPVDVMLVIIAVVAASATLQASGGLDVMLQIAEKLLRKNPKYVSIVAPFVTCTLTILCGTGHVVYTILPIIYDVAIKNNIRPERPMAASSIGAQMGIIASPVSVAVVSLVAMLGNFTFNGKHLEFLDLLAITIPSTLIGILAIGIFSWFRGKDLDKDEDFQKFISVPENKHYVYGDTATLLDKKLPTSNWVAMWIFLGSIAVVALLGAFSNLRPSFDGKTLSMVLVIQMFMLLSGALIIIITKTNPALISKNEVFRSGMIAIVAVYGIAWMAETMFGAHMSEIKSVLGDLVTKYPWAYAIVLLLVSKFVNSQAAALAAIVPVALAIGVDPAYIVASAPACYGYYILPTYPSDLAAIQFDRSGTTRIGRFVINHSFILPGLIGVGVSCVFGWIFAAAYGFL; encoded by the coding sequence ATGGATTTTGCTATACAACTAATTATCATCTTGATCTGTCTGTTCTACGGGGCACGGAAAGGTGGTATTGCGCTCGGTTTGCTGGGCGGTGTGGGCTTAGTTATTCTGGTGTTCGTGTTCCATCTTCAGCCGGGTAAACCGCCTGTTGATGTAATGCTGGTAATCATTGCGGTGGTGGCCGCGTCGGCGACGTTGCAGGCCTCTGGTGGCTTAGACGTGATGCTGCAGATAGCGGAAAAGCTGCTGCGTAAAAATCCAAAGTATGTCTCTATTGTGGCACCTTTTGTTACCTGTACGCTGACAATTCTCTGCGGTACCGGTCACGTGGTGTACACCATTCTCCCCATTATTTACGACGTTGCGATTAAGAATAATATTCGACCTGAACGCCCAATGGCGGCCAGCTCCATTGGTGCCCAGATGGGTATCATTGCCAGCCCGGTATCCGTGGCGGTAGTTTCTCTGGTAGCGATGTTGGGTAACTTTACCTTTAACGGTAAACACCTGGAGTTTTTGGATCTGCTGGCAATCACTATTCCGTCAACCCTGATTGGTATTCTGGCGATTGGTATTTTCAGTTGGTTCCGCGGTAAAGATCTGGACAAAGATGAAGACTTCCAGAAATTTATCTCTGTTCCGGAAAACAAACACTATGTTTATGGTGATACTGCAACGCTGTTAGACAAAAAATTGCCAACCAGTAACTGGGTTGCCATGTGGATCTTCCTGGGTTCTATCGCGGTTGTTGCTCTGCTGGGTGCTTTCTCTAACCTGCGTCCTTCTTTTGATGGCAAAACGTTATCAATGGTGCTGGTTATCCAGATGTTCATGCTGCTGTCAGGGGCATTGATCATCATCATTACCAAAACCAACCCGGCACTGATTTCCAAGAATGAGGTGTTCCGTTCGGGGATGATTGCTATCGTGGCGGTATATGGTATCGCCTGGATGGCAGAAACCATGTTCGGCGCGCATATGTCTGAAATCAAATCTGTACTGGGCGACTTAGTAACCAAGTATCCGTGGGCATACGCGATTGTATTGCTGCTGGTGTCTAAGTTTGTTAACTCTCAGGCGGCTGCGTTGGCAGCAATTGTTCCGGTGGCACTGGCTATTGGTGTTGACCCTGCATACATCGTTGCTTCTGCACCGGCGTGTTACGGTTACTATATCCTGCCAACTTACCCAAGCGATCTGGCAGCTATCCAGTTTGACCGCTCTGGTACCACCCGTATCGGTCGCTTTGTTATTAACCACAGCTTCATTCTGCCGGGATTAATCGGTGTGGGTGTCTCTTGCGTATTCGGCTGGATATTTGCCGCAGCGTACGGATTCCTGTGA
- a CDS encoding GlpM family protein translates to MALLLKSLIGAAVVILISLLSKSKYYYIAGLAPLFPTFALIAHYSVGSTRSTADLRETILFSGFATLPMISYLVALYCLVGYFRLVPSLLMACVAWGIAAWILVTLWGYAHGH, encoded by the coding sequence ATGGCATTGTTACTTAAATCACTCATCGGCGCTGCTGTCGTCATTTTGATTTCTCTGCTTTCTAAATCAAAATATTACTATATTGCCGGGCTGGCTCCGCTATTTCCAACCTTTGCGCTGATAGCCCATTACAGCGTTGGCTCTACCCGCTCAACAGCAGATCTACGGGAAACCATACTGTTTAGCGGATTCGCCACCCTGCCGATGATCAGCTATCTGGTGGCGCTTTATTGTCTGGTAGGTTATTTTCGGCTGGTACCATCATTACTGATGGCCTGTGTAGCCTGGGGAATTGCGGCCTGGATTCTGGTCACGCTATGGGGCTATGCCCACGGGCACTGA
- a CDS encoding GNAT family N-acetyltransferase, producing MEAMKIRTAQPQDTARCYQIEITAYEGDEAATEAKIAKRIATYPEGFLVLETPEGIAGFINCGCAYDVVMSDEEFKELIGHDPEAPNVVIMSVVVDPDFQGKGYSTVLMKAFIKHMQELGKKTIHLMCKQRHIGLYEKFGFVYVKQSESDHGGMSWHEMVMDI from the coding sequence ATGGAAGCTATGAAAATCAGAACGGCTCAACCGCAAGACACGGCTCGTTGCTACCAGATTGAAATTACCGCCTATGAGGGCGATGAAGCCGCTACGGAAGCAAAAATTGCCAAACGTATAGCGACTTATCCGGAAGGGTTTCTGGTACTGGAAACGCCGGAAGGCATTGCTGGTTTTATTAACTGTGGTTGTGCCTATGATGTAGTGATGTCTGATGAAGAGTTTAAAGAGCTTATCGGCCACGATCCTGAAGCCCCGAACGTGGTGATTATGTCGGTGGTGGTTGATCCTGATTTTCAGGGCAAAGGCTATTCCACCGTTTTAATGAAGGCATTTATTAAACATATGCAGGAACTGGGTAAGAAAACTATCCATTTGATGTGCAAGCAGCGCCATATCGGACTGTATGAAAAATTTGGTTTTGTTTATGTTAAGCAGTCTGAATCCGATCATGGCGGGATGTCGTGGCATGAAATGGTGATGGATATTTAG
- a CDS encoding MBL fold metallo-hydrolase gives MRLTVLLDNNTLIDRYLVGEPGVCYHIEIDGRQILLDTGYSDVFMQNADILGIDLKQVDTIVLSHGHNDHTWGLGHLMQYFDRTDRTTDRRIQLIAHPDAFAPKFHGDKIIGANYPQDCYSNYLDKVETKQPYYITDKLLFLGEIERTNDFEAQRPVGQTKDCCGNLVGDYVLDDSALVYISPEGLVVISGCSHSGICNIVDYAISVTGEQRVLAVIGGFHLQNASEMLMSRTAEHLGRIQPERLYPCHCTDLNAKIALARTTNVNEVGVGKVFEFA, from the coding sequence ATGCGGTTAACAGTCTTGCTGGACAATAATACACTTATTGATCGTTACCTGGTGGGTGAGCCGGGGGTGTGTTACCACATTGAAATTGATGGTCGACAAATTTTGCTGGATACCGGTTACTCTGATGTCTTTATGCAAAATGCCGATATTTTAGGCATCGATCTGAAACAGGTGGATACTATTGTATTGTCCCACGGGCATAACGATCATACCTGGGGATTAGGTCACCTGATGCAGTACTTTGACCGTACCGATCGTACTACCGATCGGCGCATTCAACTGATTGCCCATCCTGATGCTTTTGCGCCCAAATTTCACGGCGATAAAATTATTGGCGCAAATTATCCGCAGGATTGCTACAGCAATTATCTGGATAAGGTCGAAACTAAGCAGCCTTATTACATTACCGACAAATTACTGTTTCTCGGTGAAATAGAACGTACCAATGATTTTGAGGCTCAGCGGCCAGTAGGCCAAACCAAAGACTGCTGTGGCAATCTGGTGGGTGATTATGTGCTGGATGATAGTGCATTGGTATATATCAGTCCTGAAGGTCTGGTGGTGATTTCTGGCTGCTCCCATTCCGGTATCTGTAATATTGTAGATTACGCTATCAGCGTAACTGGTGAACAACGGGTACTGGCAGTGATTGGTGGTTTCCATTTACAAAACGCCAGTGAAATGCTGATGTCTCGTACTGCTGAGCATTTAGGAAGAATACAGCCGGAGCGTTTGTATCCGTGCCACTGTACCGATCTCAATGCTAAAATTGCACTGGCCCGGACCACCAATGTGAATGAAGTGGGCGTTGGTAAAGTGTTTGAATTTGCCTGA
- a CDS encoding 2-carboxy-D-arabinitol-1-phosphatase, translating into MKNTIKSLATLFLVTAMTWGPISAFAASVSKSDEAKVLRFYLVRHGQTYSNIKEMTIGGGGNAQLTQKGRYDASNLGLGLADVSFIAGYSSTLGRAYETANQILRGRNMPVTQIENLKDISWGDAEGGRIDDLTGKFGHSGNDFEFYFGKFNDPSFKSPVNAENMYQFSERFEGALKQIASQHQGQSGNILVTAHSSMAFYLQKYRGDKPLSGLSNTSVSVLELKDGKFSLVDFNNTEYLKSGYAKEKQLPPLDITLVINPMTILSKAGVMEGTSDSDFTAQGIKANQQLNSDLKNTRFIAAYSSELDRGYKTAEAVLAGHKQTLIKDENLNEMFLGHWEAEKIATIKASDSQAAKDLFSADRVIHFLSPDDGENGDIAAFRLDSLLSKIGYQYEFSKGNVAVFTHPLIVKAFLNKRVPDYRLPESDGVQVIKLQYKNEAFNVKDVKVIK; encoded by the coding sequence ATGAAAAATACAATAAAATCTCTGGCTACGCTGTTTCTGGTAACGGCCATGACATGGGGGCCGATTTCAGCATTTGCAGCCTCGGTATCGAAGAGTGATGAAGCAAAGGTATTACGTTTCTATCTGGTCAGGCATGGTCAGACTTATTCCAATATTAAAGAGATGACCATTGGTGGTGGCGGTAATGCTCAGCTAACGCAAAAAGGGCGTTACGATGCCAGCAATCTTGGGCTGGGTTTAGCCGATGTGTCATTTATTGCTGGCTACAGCAGCACTCTGGGCCGTGCCTATGAAACCGCCAATCAGATTCTGCGCGGTAGAAATATGCCGGTAACGCAGATTGAGAATCTGAAAGATATCTCATGGGGCGATGCTGAAGGTGGACGCATTGATGATTTAACCGGTAAGTTTGGCCATTCCGGCAATGATTTTGAGTTCTACTTTGGCAAGTTTAACGATCCGAGCTTTAAGTCACCGGTAAACGCAGAAAACATGTATCAATTTTCTGAGCGGTTTGAAGGCGCGCTAAAACAGATCGCCAGTCAGCACCAGGGACAAAGCGGAAATATTTTAGTCACCGCTCACTCGTCCATGGCTTTCTATCTGCAAAAGTATCGGGGAGATAAACCACTTTCCGGACTGTCTAATACCAGCGTGTCGGTACTGGAGCTGAAAGACGGTAAATTCTCGCTGGTGGACTTTAATAATACCGAATATCTGAAGTCCGGCTATGCCAAAGAGAAGCAGCTACCTCCGTTAGACATCACGTTGGTTATCAACCCGATGACGATTCTGAGTAAAGCTGGAGTAATGGAAGGAACGTCAGATTCAGACTTTACTGCGCAGGGAATAAAAGCCAATCAACAATTGAACAGTGATTTAAAAAATACCCGCTTTATCGCCGCATACAGCAGTGAATTGGATCGTGGGTATAAGACCGCAGAGGCAGTACTTGCCGGGCATAAACAGACTTTAATCAAAGATGAAAATCTGAATGAAATGTTCCTTGGCCACTGGGAAGCGGAAAAGATTGCTACCATTAAAGCCAGTGATTCTCAGGCCGCTAAAGATTTGTTCTCTGCCGATCGCGTTATTCACTTCCTGTCGCCGGACGATGGTGAAAATGGTGATATCGCTGCTTTTCGCTTAGATTCATTGTTATCGAAAATTGGTTATCAGTATGAATTCAGCAAAGGCAATGTGGCAGTATTTACTCATCCGTTGATTGTAAAAGCATTTCTGAATAAGCGAGTTCCTGATTACCGCTTACCAGAAAGTGACGGCGTTCAGGTAATTAAGTTGCAGTATAAAAATGAAGCTTTTAACGTTAAGGATGTGAAAGTTATTAAGTAA
- the rhaT gene encoding L-rhamnose/proton symporter RhaT, with protein sequence MSGSILLGIFWHFVGAASAACFYAPFKQVKKWSWETMWSLGGFFSWIILPWTVSYILLPDFWAYFGSFSIATLLPIFLFGAMWGIGNINYGLTMRFLGMSLGIGIAIGVTLIIGTLMTPVLQGKFGLLLNTSGGQMTLLGVFVAVIGVAIVSYAGLLKERALGIQAEEFNLKKGLILAIMCGIFSAGMSFAMDAAKPMHQAAEQIGISPLYVALPSYVVIMGGGAIVNLGFCFIRLAIKPELSVKADLSVAKKLLITNALFSILGGVMWYLQFFFYAWGHANVPEHYGYMSWMLHMSFYVLCGGIVGLLLKEWLGVGRKPVRILCIGCLVIILAANIVGMGMAS encoded by the coding sequence ATGAGTGGTTCTATTCTTCTGGGTATTTTCTGGCACTTCGTTGGCGCCGCCAGCGCGGCATGTTTTTATGCGCCATTTAAACAAGTTAAAAAATGGTCATGGGAAACCATGTGGTCTCTCGGTGGCTTTTTTTCATGGATAATTCTTCCCTGGACCGTAAGTTATATACTGTTGCCTGATTTTTGGGCTTACTTTGGGTCGTTCTCTATTGCAACGCTGCTGCCGATATTTCTGTTCGGCGCGATGTGGGGCATTGGTAATATTAACTATGGCTTAACCATGCGTTTCCTCGGCATGTCGCTGGGAATAGGCATTGCCATTGGGGTAACGCTGATTATCGGCACCCTGATGACACCAGTATTACAGGGCAAATTTGGCCTGCTACTCAACACCTCTGGTGGACAGATGACGTTGTTGGGGGTGTTTGTCGCGGTCATTGGGGTGGCGATTGTGAGCTACGCCGGTCTGTTAAAAGAGCGGGCACTTGGAATTCAGGCTGAAGAGTTCAACCTGAAAAAAGGTCTGATTCTGGCAATCATGTGCGGTATTTTCTCTGCCGGTATGTCATTTGCTATGGATGCAGCAAAACCAATGCATCAGGCAGCAGAGCAGATAGGCATCAGCCCGCTGTATGTGGCACTGCCGAGTTATGTGGTGATTATGGGCGGTGGCGCCATTGTTAACCTGGGCTTCTGTTTCATTCGTCTGGCAATCAAACCTGAGCTTTCTGTTAAAGCTGACCTTTCCGTTGCTAAAAAGCTGCTGATAACCAACGCGCTGTTTTCTATTTTGGGCGGTGTGATGTGGTATTTGCAGTTCTTCTTCTATGCCTGGGGACATGCAAACGTTCCGGAACACTATGGCTACATGAGCTGGATGCTACATATGAGCTTCTATGTGCTGTGTGGTGGCATCGTTGGCCTGTTGCTCAAAGAGTGGCTGGGGGTTGGTCGCAAACCGGTACGCATCCTGTGCATTGGCTGTCTGGTGATTATTCTGGCGGCGAACATTGTTGGTATGGGTATGGCCTCTTAG